The following coding sequences are from one Strigops habroptila isolate Jane chromosome 18, bStrHab1.2.pri, whole genome shotgun sequence window:
- the TMEM167B gene encoding protein kish-B: protein MTNVYSLDGLVVFALLLVCTCAHLRHVPRARAWLLREKRGLWGVCYKAAVIGTRLHVAVAVACVLMAFYVLVVK from the exons ATGACCAACG TGTACTCGCTGGACGGGCTGGTGGTGTTCGCGCTGCTGCTGGTGTGCACGTGCGCCCACCTGCGGCACGTGCCCCGCGCCCGCGCCTGGCTCCTGCGCGAGAAGCGCGGCCTGTGGGGAGTCTGCTACAAGG CCGCCGTCATCGGCACGCGCCTGCACGTGGCGGTGGCCGTGGCCTGTGTGCTCATGGCCTTCTACGTGCTGGTGGTGAAGTGA